The Flavobacterium faecale genome has a segment encoding these proteins:
- the serS gene encoding serine--tRNA ligase: MLQIAFIRENQEKVIQALAKKNMDAKTVVEEVVALDEKRRATQVEMDNILSESNKLSKDIGGLMKSGEKAKAAILKEKTVSLKEKSKELAEVVDALAAELTEKLYTLPNLPADIVPVGKTPEENLNIFEAGTVPTLHEGAQPHWELVKKYDIIDFELGNKIAGAGFPVYKGKGARLQRALINYFLDKNTAAGYNEVQVPHLVNEASAYGTGQLPDKEGQMYHDATDDLYLIPTAEVPVTNIFRDVILSESELPVLTTAYTPCFRREAGSYGAHVRGLNRLHQFDKVEIVRVEHPDKSYEALDGMVEHIKGILDELKLPYRILRLCGGDMSFASALTYDFEVFSTAQDRWLEISSVSNFETFQSNRLKLRFKDKDGKNQLAHTLNGSSLALPRVLAGILENYQTPEGIVIPEALRSYCGFDIIN; this comes from the coding sequence ATGTTACAAATTGCATTTATTAGAGAGAATCAGGAGAAAGTAATCCAAGCTTTGGCAAAAAAGAATATGGATGCCAAAACTGTGGTAGAAGAGGTAGTAGCACTGGACGAAAAACGTCGCGCTACACAAGTTGAAATGGACAACATCTTATCCGAATCTAATAAATTATCCAAAGACATAGGTGGATTAATGAAAAGCGGAGAGAAAGCAAAAGCAGCTATTCTAAAAGAAAAAACGGTTTCTCTAAAAGAAAAAAGCAAAGAACTTGCTGAAGTTGTAGATGCTTTGGCAGCCGAATTAACCGAAAAATTATATACACTTCCAAACTTGCCTGCCGATATCGTGCCGGTTGGAAAAACACCAGAAGAAAATCTAAATATTTTTGAAGCAGGAACGGTTCCTACTTTACACGAAGGAGCGCAACCGCATTGGGAGTTAGTAAAAAAATACGATATCATTGATTTTGAACTAGGTAATAAAATTGCGGGTGCTGGTTTTCCTGTGTACAAAGGCAAAGGAGCGCGTTTGCAACGTGCCTTAATCAATTATTTTTTAGACAAAAATACAGCTGCAGGATACAATGAAGTTCAAGTACCGCATTTGGTGAACGAAGCTTCTGCTTATGGAACAGGACAATTGCCAGACAAAGAAGGGCAAATGTACCATGATGCTACAGATGATTTGTATTTGATTCCAACTGCCGAGGTACCAGTTACAAACATATTTAGAGATGTAATTTTGAGCGAAAGCGAATTGCCGGTGCTCACAACCGCATACACGCCATGTTTCCGTCGTGAGGCAGGATCTTATGGTGCGCATGTACGAGGATTGAACCGTTTGCACCAATTTGACAAGGTCGAAATTGTACGAGTGGAGCACCCTGACAAATCATACGAAGCACTTGACGGAATGGTAGAGCACATTAAAGGAATTTTAGATGAATTAAAATTACCGTACCGCATTCTTCGTCTTTGTGGCGGTGATATGAGTTTTGCTTCTGCATTGACGTATGATTTTGAAGTATTTTCAACGGCACAAGATCGTTGGTTAGAGATTTCTTCTGTTTCTAATTTTGAGACTTTTCAATCCAATCGTTTGAAGTTACGTTTTAAAGATAAAGACGGAAAAAACCAATTGGCTCATACCTTAAACGGAAGTTCATTGGCATTGCCGAGAGTTTTGGCCGGAATTTTAGAAAATTACCAAACACCAGAAGGAATCGTTATCCCAGAAGCCCTGCGCTCTTACTGTGGATTTGATATCATCAATTAA
- a CDS encoding T9SS type A sorting domain-containing protein, producing the protein MKTKLLLFAGLAFASLQSNAQNASNVSTLPYYDGFDYPIGNALVGSGNWTNATTSTVDDIIVDGLDSFITGAKGATGNAVNISGGNSDPIKYFTNTTSGTLYYSFLVRINAGSGTANFYDTFPTASPVQFISSGQQSSTNTANTNYGACVFSRMTAAGVINFGLDLDSTVSNVVWDNTAITVGTTYMVVVSNTFDAATPTAKMWINPVINGTEPSPLLSSTTGSNRTNLDRIYIRQDSNAKTPNLDLDELRIGTTWASVTGANLSVAQNDIQGLSVYPNPVRDGKLFINSNSGDVKTVVIYNVLGKQVLSKEVTSGLVDVSTIIKGNYIMKITENGKTSTRKIVIN; encoded by the coding sequence ATGAAAACAAAATTACTTTTATTTGCTGGTTTAGCTTTTGCTAGTTTGCAATCAAATGCACAAAACGCATCAAATGTATCAACTTTGCCTTATTATGATGGTTTTGATTATCCAATTGGTAATGCTTTAGTAGGGTCAGGAAATTGGACAAATGCAACAACTAGTACCGTAGATGATATTATTGTTGACGGTTTAGATAGTTTTATCACAGGAGCAAAAGGTGCAACAGGAAATGCTGTAAATATCAGCGGAGGGAATTCAGACCCTATCAAGTATTTTACTAATACAACTTCTGGTACCCTTTACTATTCATTTCTAGTACGAATTAATGCAGGTTCTGGAACCGCCAATTTTTATGACACTTTTCCAACTGCTAGTCCTGTTCAGTTTATTAGTTCAGGTCAACAAAGTAGCACAAATACGGCTAATACAAATTACGGAGCATGTGTTTTTTCTAGAATGACAGCTGCTGGTGTTATCAATTTTGGTTTAGATTTAGATTCTACAGTTAGTAATGTGGTTTGGGATAATACTGCGATTACTGTTGGTACAACGTATATGGTAGTCGTTAGCAATACTTTTGACGCTGCTACTCCTACTGCAAAAATGTGGATAAACCCTGTAATTAATGGTACAGAACCAAGTCCGTTACTTAGTAGTACTACCGGAAGCAACAGAACTAATCTTGATAGAATTTATATTAGACAAGATTCAAACGCAAAAACACCAAATTTAGATTTAGACGAGCTTAGAATTGGTACTACTTGGGCTTCTGTTACTGGTGCAAATCTTAGCGTTGCTCAAAATGACATCCAAGGATTAAGCGTATATCCAAATCCAGTAAGAGACGGAAAATTATTTATCAATAGCAATAGCGGTGACGTTAAAACAGTAGTAATTTACAATGTTTTAGGTAAACAAGTATTGTCAAAAGAAGTAACTTCTGGATTGGTAGATGTTTCTACAATCATCAAAGGGAATTACATCATGAAAATTACCGAAAATGGTAAAACAAGCACTAGAAAAATCGTTATCAACTAA
- a CDS encoding chondroitinase-B domain-containing protein, which yields MKKITLTKSSLLKPILVLTAILFLNVSVAQTVYTSASTLQTAVNAAGSTGGTFLVKDGSYSGFKVTTTSVNATADKPIIIKPQSVGGVTFTGDSYFSFKKSANIILEGFNFNCTGKSTIVKFEGSNNVRVTRNIFKLTISDGVSSVKWVYIGGVYDDVTLPYQFLSHHNRVDHNIFKEKNLPGHYITIDGTNAKVQSQYDVIDHNHFKDNSPRATNEQESVRVGWSDMSKSSGFTTVEYNLFENCDGDPEVLSVKSCDNIIRHNTFRGNYGTLSFRHGNRNRAEGNYFFGNGRPIGLAPDGTTKLYTGGMRVYGTDHVIINNYFEGLNGTKWDAPITITQGDDIDGPNNNTLSNHFRAERVVIAYNTLVNNDQGIEIGFSNNGAYSKPVNQITIANNLITSDRNSLVKIVDGKDQGSAITWSNNLMYPVSPATLISGGITTTLSSPNEVIVENPNLVFDAATSTWKSSSTTPLYSNTNAIVNDEDIEGQSRPATSNPGADQYSTASVRYLPMTAATVGPLAYENVPLTLSPVTSFELSGETKTTTVTTNLAWSATVDSSWLALSANSGLGNSSIGITATANPSGATRTGILTVTGQGVDPVMITITQVGPVLTVSSVSNFSAAGEVKTATITSNVSWTASVGTASWFSINTNSGNSNGMITVTASSNTATTSRTGTISVTGAGLSPVNVSIVQEGVPSGAVLINSGSNGNPVTATATSEQVGGTNFNYAINSLDKNAATRWSDNQDTGVIVYDLGSIFTLETIKIATTGSTTKWYFYDIQFSEDGIDYSTPVRIQSAAAASTTFESYSFTNVARYVKIVGRGNNSNSYTTISEIEFYGKAAALKVKDNVLNSAFLLYPNPASQVMYVYPKEGVTATKAILTNSNGQILLNENLKEQGEAYYSIDVATLPSGIYFLKLINEFNKTVGNKKIMIKN from the coding sequence ATGAAAAAAATTACTTTGACGAAGAGTAGTTTGTTGAAACCAATTTTGGTTTTAACTGCTATTCTATTTTTAAATGTTTCAGTCGCACAAACGGTATACACTAGTGCGAGTACTTTGCAAACGGCTGTAAATGCCGCTGGATCCACAGGCGGAACCTTTTTGGTAAAAGATGGAAGTTATTCAGGTTTCAAAGTGACAACGACCTCGGTAAACGCAACGGCAGATAAGCCAATTATCATTAAACCACAATCGGTTGGAGGGGTTACTTTTACGGGAGATTCTTATTTCTCCTTTAAAAAGTCAGCAAATATTATTCTTGAAGGCTTTAATTTTAACTGTACTGGTAAAAGTACCATTGTTAAGTTTGAAGGAAGTAATAATGTACGAGTAACTAGAAATATATTCAAACTTACTATTTCTGACGGCGTCTCATCGGTAAAATGGGTTTATATTGGAGGTGTTTATGATGATGTCACTCTACCGTATCAATTTTTGAGTCACCACAATCGTGTTGATCATAATATTTTTAAAGAAAAAAATCTACCAGGACATTATATTACGATTGATGGAACCAATGCCAAAGTACAGTCCCAATATGATGTAATTGATCACAATCATTTTAAAGATAATTCTCCAAGAGCTACCAATGAGCAGGAGTCCGTACGTGTAGGCTGGAGTGACATGTCCAAATCTAGTGGTTTTACTACGGTAGAATATAATTTATTCGAAAATTGTGATGGGGACCCTGAAGTGCTATCCGTTAAATCCTGTGATAATATTATAAGACACAACACGTTTAGAGGAAATTATGGGACTTTGTCTTTTAGACATGGAAATCGTAATAGGGCAGAGGGGAATTACTTTTTTGGAAATGGACGTCCAATTGGCTTGGCTCCCGACGGAACGACAAAGTTGTATACAGGTGGTATGCGTGTGTATGGAACAGATCATGTGATTATCAATAATTATTTTGAAGGATTAAATGGTACCAAGTGGGATGCTCCTATAACAATTACGCAAGGTGACGACATTGATGGTCCAAATAATAATACGTTGAGTAATCATTTTAGAGCAGAACGTGTGGTAATTGCTTATAATACTTTGGTGAACAATGATCAAGGTATCGAAATAGGTTTTAGCAACAACGGAGCGTATAGCAAACCCGTTAATCAAATTACGATTGCTAATAATTTAATCACAAGTGACCGAAATAGTCTTGTAAAAATCGTTGATGGTAAAGACCAAGGGAGTGCCATAACTTGGTCCAATAATTTAATGTACCCGGTTTCTCCTGCCACATTAATCTCTGGCGGAATCACCACGACCTTGTCAAGTCCTAATGAGGTTATTGTCGAAAATCCTAATTTGGTTTTTGATGCTGCAACAAGTACTTGGAAGTCTTCTAGCACTACTCCATTATATTCCAATACAAATGCTATAGTAAATGATGAGGATATAGAGGGGCAATCAAGACCTGCTACAAGTAATCCAGGAGCTGATCAATATAGTACAGCGTCAGTGCGTTATTTGCCTATGACTGCAGCAACGGTTGGTCCATTGGCTTATGAAAATGTGCCTCTTACATTGTCTCCTGTAACAAGTTTTGAATTATCTGGAGAAACCAAAACAACTACAGTTACTACCAATTTGGCATGGTCTGCTACTGTAGATAGTAGTTGGCTAGCGCTTAGTGCAAATTCAGGTTTGGGTAATAGTTCCATTGGGATTACCGCTACAGCCAATCCGTCAGGAGCTACAAGAACAGGGATTTTAACAGTAACGGGACAAGGAGTAGATCCTGTAATGATTACAATTACACAAGTCGGGCCTGTTTTGACTGTGTCTTCTGTTTCAAATTTTAGTGCAGCAGGAGAGGTAAAAACGGCAACAATTACGTCCAATGTAAGTTGGACAGCCAGCGTTGGTACTGCGAGTTGGTTTTCAATAAACACAAATTCGGGTAATAGTAACGGTATGATTACAGTTACAGCAAGCTCCAATACTGCAACAACTTCTAGAACGGGAACAATTTCGGTGACAGGTGCTGGCTTATCGCCTGTAAATGTGAGTATTGTTCAAGAAGGTGTGCCTTCAGGAGCTGTGCTAATTAATTCTGGTAGCAATGGAAATCCTGTTACTGCAACAGCTACTTCTGAACAAGTAGGAGGTACTAATTTTAATTATGCCATTAACTCGTTGGATAAAAATGCAGCAACAAGATGGTCAGATAATCAAGATACGGGTGTAATTGTGTATGATCTAGGATCTATATTTACACTAGAGACTATAAAAATTGCAACAACTGGATCGACTACAAAATGGTATTTTTATGATATTCAATTTTCTGAAGACGGAATTGACTATTCTACTCCTGTGCGTATTCAAAGTGCTGCTGCAGCCTCAACTACTTTCGAAAGCTACTCCTTTACCAATGTAGCGAGATATGTAAAAATCGTAGGACGAGGAAATAATTCGAACTCGTACACAACCATATCTGAAATTGAATTCTATGGCAAAGCAGCTGCTTTAAAGGTTAAAGATAACGTATTAAATAGTGCTTTTTTACTGTACCCAAATCCCGCTTCACAAGTAATGTATGTGTATCCAAAAGAGGGTGTCACTGCTACTAAAGCTATTTTGACCAATAGTAATGGACAAATACTTCTAAATGAAAATCTTAAAGAGCAAGGTGAGGCATATTATTCAATTGATGTTGCTACCCTTCCTTCGGGCATTTACTTCTTGAAATTAATAAATGAATTTAATAAAACAGTTGGAAACAAGAAGATTATGATAAAAAATTAA
- a CDS encoding cupin domain-containing protein gives MKKQIITIVVGLSLITALQAQEIPVEKLIIQLENNTQKYSKLILQNEIEGIQVEHIALTGNKSIVDDANEGYKSIYLFFKGKGTVKTMNIKYEIVPETILLPNVAKSISIKTAKNDTLHYLKIVTKLSAQDLVELNEFPIENTQKVYYAKFEDCRPYTEPIKSPNTISRTIMPNKIIPRIAMGTVQTKGPDKVGAHKHPMLEQLFLGLSKNNIIVYADDAQRPLLEYSLLHIPLGSMHSVSVEKDDVLYYVWMDFFMDSKGEEWLKTHNVSEDKK, from the coding sequence ATGAAAAAGCAAATTATTACTATAGTAGTAGGGCTATCGCTCATTACAGCACTTCAAGCGCAAGAGATTCCGGTTGAGAAATTAATTATACAGTTAGAAAATAATACACAAAAGTATTCTAAACTTATTCTACAAAACGAAATAGAAGGAATACAAGTAGAGCATATCGCGCTTACGGGCAACAAATCAATTGTGGATGATGCCAATGAAGGATACAAATCTATTTATCTGTTTTTTAAAGGCAAAGGAACGGTAAAGACAATGAATATAAAATATGAAATTGTTCCAGAAACTATCTTATTACCTAATGTAGCAAAGAGCATCTCAATCAAAACCGCTAAGAACGATACGCTTCATTACTTAAAAATCGTTACTAAGCTTTCTGCGCAAGACCTTGTAGAGTTGAATGAGTTTCCGATAGAAAATACGCAAAAGGTTTATTATGCAAAGTTTGAAGACTGTAGGCCTTACACAGAGCCTATAAAAAGTCCAAATACGATCAGCCGCACCATTATGCCTAACAAGATTATTCCAAGAATAGCAATGGGAACTGTACAAACCAAAGGACCTGATAAAGTAGGAGCTCACAAACATCCTATGTTGGAGCAATTATTCTTAGGGCTTTCAAAAAATAATATCATAGTTTATGCAGATGATGCTCAAAGACCATTGCTTGAATATTCATTATTGCATATTCCGCTGGGATCGATGCATTCTGTTTCTGTTGAAAAAGATGATGTTTTGTATTATGTTTGGATGGATTTTTTCATGGATAGTAAAGGAGAAGAATGGTTAAAAACGCATAATGTGAGCGAAGATAAAAAGTAA
- a CDS encoding RagB/SusD family nutrient uptake outer membrane protein yields the protein MKKFKYIFVLIGMSMIGCSDLEEQPVGLLTPSSFFTSIDKVQIAINGAYAHMEHRYFMSREMSMSLMLASDMVDLNVNVTNPERVQFSNVGILADNANIAVYWPKCYQIIGAANQAIDGASYVTADAAAKNKVVAQAYFIRAFVYYHLVRQFGAIPYIDKPVTDVQAAGSISKTSVAEVYKNIIADLKFAKEWLPDTQITRAIPAKSAASSFLASVYLTMGQYDPANFQLAYDEAKDIISKEGTYNLGLETDFQNLFDYSKTDASKEPIFVIDFIGKSDGDQGRDYLAAFTGIRADEQYGYSGGWSILVPSLNVYNTWNSLDYRRAVSFDATGVFKGLRQPYTKFTTYYTAGDNRPHIAKYTRKAGPAADGNGRTTNSNYLMMRYAEVLLIGAEAANEVGQTADAVTWTNRVRARARAGAAGGTASVFPADITTLSKDAMRTLVLEDRKWELAFEFSRWYDIARRDLGPTVFSASGLEGAKPAFVTARKYLFPLPANELTRNPNLLPQNAGY from the coding sequence ATGAAAAAATTTAAATATATATTCGTTTTAATTGGAATGTCCATGATAGGCTGTTCTGATTTAGAAGAACAACCAGTTGGATTATTAACACCTTCTTCGTTCTTTACTTCCATAGATAAAGTTCAAATTGCTATAAATGGTGCTTACGCTCACATGGAACATAGGTATTTCATGTCAAGAGAAATGTCAATGTCATTAATGTTGGCTAGTGATATGGTAGATTTGAATGTCAATGTTACCAATCCTGAGCGTGTACAGTTTAGTAATGTTGGAATATTAGCAGATAATGCAAATATTGCAGTCTATTGGCCAAAATGTTACCAAATTATTGGTGCAGCCAATCAAGCTATTGACGGTGCGAGTTATGTAACTGCAGATGCAGCTGCAAAAAATAAAGTGGTGGCACAGGCCTATTTTATTAGAGCTTTTGTTTATTACCATCTGGTAAGGCAATTTGGAGCGATTCCATATATTGACAAACCAGTTACAGATGTACAAGCTGCAGGATCAATTAGTAAAACTTCAGTTGCTGAGGTTTACAAAAATATCATTGCAGATTTAAAATTTGCAAAAGAATGGTTGCCAGATACTCAAATCACAAGAGCAATCCCTGCAAAATCAGCTGCAAGTTCATTTTTGGCTTCCGTGTATTTGACTATGGGGCAATATGATCCTGCTAACTTTCAACTTGCTTATGATGAAGCAAAGGATATTATTTCAAAAGAGGGGACGTATAATTTAGGCTTAGAAACTGATTTTCAAAACTTATTTGACTATTCTAAAACAGATGCTTCAAAGGAGCCAATATTTGTAATCGATTTTATTGGAAAGTCTGATGGAGATCAAGGTCGTGATTACTTGGCTGCTTTTACAGGTATTAGAGCCGATGAGCAGTATGGATACAGTGGAGGATGGTCGATCTTAGTACCTTCTCTAAATGTTTACAACACTTGGAACTCTTTAGATTATAGAAGAGCAGTGAGCTTTGATGCGACAGGAGTATTCAAAGGATTGAGACAACCGTATACCAAATTCACAACTTATTATACTGCTGGTGATAACCGTCCCCATATTGCGAAATATACTCGAAAAGCAGGTCCTGCTGCAGATGGTAATGGTAGAACTACAAATAGTAATTATCTAATGATGCGTTATGCCGAAGTATTGCTTATTGGAGCTGAAGCAGCAAACGAAGTAGGTCAGACTGCTGATGCTGTTACTTGGACAAATAGAGTTAGAGCAAGAGCGAGAGCAGGAGCTGCAGGTGGTACAGCTAGTGTTTTTCCAGCTGATATTACAACATTATCAAAAGATGCAATGAGAACTTTGGTTCTAGAAGATCGTAAATGGGAATTGGCTTTTGAGTTTTCAAGATGGTATGATATTGCAAGAAGAGATTTAGGTCCAACGGTTTTTAGTGCTTCTGGACTAGAAGGTGCAAAACCTGCTTTCGTAACAGCAAGAAAATATTTGTTCCCTTTACCAGCTAATGAGTTGACAAGAAATCCAAATTTATTACCGCAAAATGCAGGGTATTAA
- a CDS encoding SusC/RagA family TonB-linked outer membrane protein gives MNLKTKLTLMLLLIFNISLFAQGGYRLSGTIMDGGKMPIPGANVIIANSTKGSSTDFDGKFQVDVKKGDVLQFSYIGYKMQSVTITNQKTLNIVLVENNSQLDEVVVVGYGSRKKSDITGSVSSIKAEEINAFPLADAAQALQGRAAGVVVQSNNGGEPGAPISIKVRGNTSISAGSDPLIVVDGFVGASMPQASDIQSIEVLKDASATAIYGSRGSNGVVMVTTKKGRNGKLTVEVNSSYSVQNTANRLDLLNAEQFIAYKKLTNPSFVAGTADTDWQDLLYKSGSTQNHQFSFSGGTEKVNFYASANYFKQDGVIINSDFERMTFLSNIDAQVTDKLKLGFNLFSSRSSKNGVPTQSTGETANGGGDDVISLMFRFRPDYGVKDPVTGLNTTDNIADEVDNPYAIATEAVNTTKTDISRSNLYANYDIIKDLTFKTTFGYSTTNTTVGSFRPSTLLVTAGRGTGGKASISNLKKTDILTESYLSYKKEIGKGTLNLLAGYSYQKTSSERFSAGAQRFTDDSFSYFNLAGSSVSVLPTSSFVEQEIESQFGRLNYDYNDKYLLTATVRRDGASNFAKNHKYAIFPSGALGWKVSNEDFLKDSESISNLKLRASYGVTGNQAISAYQSLAKLSTIYAGLGGAAVNAVVPDQAANDNLKWESSYQSNFGLDLGLLNNKVSLSLDYYNINTKDLLMADNSQSQYLGFQTLASIRNVGEINNKGFEISLNTKNITNNDFRWTTDFNWSTNKNKVEKLIGGTDVILNAAPGFFSNNSGTHILREGEAAGVFYGLEYQGVYQGGTLPTGLAIAAGGVAGDPMFTDVSGDGSITTADRKIIGNPNPDWNMGITNNFSYKNWDLNIFFQGSYGGDVFNLTKAQLFRGSSNALTDVLNAWTPTNTDANIPRVVADRREISSRFVEDGSYIRLKNIALGYNVPSKFTEKMGVESLRLTLSAQNLLTFTKYSGLDPEVSYFGSGGGSTSTSNSTKGFDFGNFPTVRSVNFSASLKF, from the coding sequence ATGAATTTAAAAACTAAACTTACTTTAATGTTACTGTTGATATTCAACATTTCATTATTTGCACAGGGCGGGTATCGATTGTCCGGTACTATAATGGATGGAGGTAAAATGCCAATTCCTGGAGCCAATGTAATTATAGCCAATTCAACTAAAGGTTCATCTACAGATTTTGATGGTAAATTTCAAGTTGATGTTAAAAAAGGAGATGTTCTTCAATTTTCATACATAGGTTATAAAATGCAATCTGTGACGATTACCAATCAAAAGACCTTGAATATTGTTTTGGTTGAAAATAACAGTCAACTTGATGAAGTAGTTGTTGTGGGTTATGGTTCTCGTAAAAAGAGTGACATCACAGGTTCGGTATCTTCGATAAAAGCTGAAGAAATCAACGCTTTTCCACTTGCAGATGCTGCACAAGCTTTGCAAGGACGTGCTGCAGGTGTAGTTGTTCAATCTAATAATGGTGGTGAGCCAGGTGCTCCTATTAGTATTAAGGTTAGGGGTAACACTTCTATCAGTGCTGGTAGTGATCCTTTGATTGTAGTGGATGGATTTGTTGGGGCGTCAATGCCACAAGCAAGTGATATTCAATCTATCGAAGTTTTAAAAGATGCATCGGCAACTGCTATTTATGGTTCTAGAGGATCTAATGGTGTTGTAATGGTAACGACTAAGAAAGGTAGAAACGGAAAATTAACTGTAGAGGTGAATAGTAGCTATTCTGTTCAAAATACAGCTAACAGATTGGATTTGTTAAACGCAGAACAATTTATTGCTTACAAGAAATTAACAAACCCAAGTTTTGTTGCAGGAACTGCAGATACAGACTGGCAAGATTTATTATACAAAAGCGGAAGTACTCAAAATCACCAATTCTCTTTTTCTGGAGGTACTGAAAAAGTAAACTTCTATGCTTCTGCAAATTATTTCAAACAAGACGGTGTTATCATCAACTCGGATTTTGAGAGAATGACTTTTTTATCTAACATTGATGCTCAGGTTACAGACAAATTAAAATTAGGTTTTAACCTTTTTTCAAGTAGGTCTTCAAAAAATGGTGTTCCAACACAATCAACAGGTGAAACTGCAAATGGTGGTGGTGATGATGTGATCTCTCTTATGTTTAGATTTAGACCAGATTACGGAGTGAAAGATCCAGTTACAGGTTTGAATACTACAGATAATATTGCTGATGAAGTTGATAATCCGTACGCAATTGCAACTGAAGCAGTAAATACAACAAAAACGGATATTAGTAGATCAAATTTATATGCTAATTATGATATTATAAAAGATCTTACTTTCAAAACAACTTTTGGATACAGTACTACAAATACAACTGTAGGTTCATTTAGACCATCTACATTATTGGTTACGGCTGGTAGAGGAACAGGTGGTAAAGCAAGTATTTCTAATTTGAAAAAGACAGATATATTAACAGAGAGTTATTTGTCATATAAAAAAGAAATAGGAAAAGGTACTTTGAACTTATTAGCGGGTTACTCGTATCAAAAAACAAGTTCTGAACGTTTTTCTGCAGGAGCACAACGTTTTACTGATGATAGTTTCTCTTACTTTAATTTAGCGGGTAGTTCTGTTTCTGTATTGCCAACGTCTTCATTTGTTGAGCAAGAAATTGAATCTCAATTTGGTAGATTAAATTATGACTATAACGACAAATATTTGTTGACTGCTACGGTAAGACGTGATGGAGCTTCAAACTTTGCAAAAAACCATAAATATGCAATCTTTCCTTCTGGAGCATTAGGATGGAAAGTTTCGAATGAAGACTTCTTGAAAGATAGCGAATCAATTTCGAACTTGAAATTAAGAGCTAGTTATGGTGTTACAGGTAACCAAGCAATTTCTGCTTACCAATCATTGGCAAAATTATCTACTATTTATGCAGGTCTTGGTGGTGCAGCAGTAAATGCAGTTGTACCTGATCAAGCAGCAAACGATAACTTGAAATGGGAGTCTTCTTATCAAAGTAACTTTGGTTTGGATTTAGGTTTGTTGAATAACAAAGTGTCGCTTTCATTAGATTATTACAATATTAATACGAAAGATTTATTAATGGCTGATAACAGTCAATCACAATATTTAGGTTTCCAAACGTTGGCTAGTATTAGAAACGTTGGTGAAATTAACAATAAAGGTTTTGAAATTTCATTAAATACAAAGAATATCACAAACAATGATTTTAGATGGACGACAGATTTTAACTGGTCTACAAATAAAAACAAAGTGGAAAAATTAATTGGTGGTACAGATGTGATTTTGAATGCTGCTCCAGGATTTTTTAGCAATAATTCAGGAACACACATTTTGAGAGAAGGAGAAGCTGCAGGTGTATTCTACGGTTTAGAATACCAAGGAGTTTATCAAGGTGGTACATTGCCAACAGGTTTGGCTATAGCTGCTGGTGGAGTTGCAGGTGACCCTATGTTTACAGATGTGAGTGGTGATGGATCGATTACAACTGCTGATAGAAAAATTATTGGTAATCCAAATCCAGATTGGAATATGGGTATCACAAATAACTTCAGTTATAAAAATTGGGATTTGAATATCTTTTTCCAAGGTTCTTACGGAGGTGATGTGTTTAACTTGACCAAAGCACAATTGTTTAGAGGTAGCTCGAATGCACTTACGGATGTGTTAAATGCTTGGACACCTACTAATACAGATGCTAACATTCCTCGTGTTGTTGCTGATAGAAGAGAAATTTCATCTCGTTTTGTTGAAGACGGAAGTTATATTAGATTGAAAAATATTGCATTAGGATACAACGTTCCTTCAAAATTTACTGAAAAAATGGGGGTAGAAAGCTTAAGATTGACTTTGAGTGCGCAGAACTTATTGACTTTTACAAAATATTCTGGCTTAGATCCTGAGGTAAGTTATTTTGGTTCTGGAGGAGGAAGTACATCGACATCAAATTCTACTAAAGGATTCGATTTTGGAAATTTCCCAACAGTGAGATCAGTTAACTTTAGTGCTAGTTTGAAGTTTTAA